One genomic window of Ictalurus punctatus breed USDA103 chromosome 23, Coco_2.0, whole genome shotgun sequence includes the following:
- the ccl32b.3 gene encoding uncharacterized protein ccl32b.3 yields the protein MNRLYPLFFCMVFCLCARETVSWHSFCCLKTTQHKGLSVKNVADCKVQHTGLCPFDAIIIKTNKGRTLCYDLKAEWVIKNVVMKGKDSCEVTIPQNNPYTTHMAYTNGCSAKDYYNITKLNL from the exons ATGAACCGGCTCTATCCACTCTTCTTCTGCATGGTGTTCTGCCTCTGTGCCAGAGAAA CAGTGAGTTGGCACAGCTTTTGCTGCTTGAAAACAACTCAACATAAAGGACTGTCTGTGAAAAATGTTGCCGATTGTAAAGTCCAGCATACAGGACTTTGCCCCTTTGATGCAATCAT TATCAAGACCAATAAAGGCCGGACACTCTGTTATGATCTAAAGGCAGAGTGGgttattaaaaatgttgtgATGAAGGGAAAAGACTCTTGTGAGGTGACCATTCCACAGAACAACCCCTATACCACTCATATGGCTTATACTAATGGTTGTTCAGCTAAAGACTACTATAACATTACTAAACTAAACTTGTAG